One region of Streptomyces davaonensis JCM 4913 genomic DNA includes:
- a CDS encoding DUF1996 domain-containing protein, with amino-acid sequence MLRTFPRPPTDRPRRRRAWSTALAALCLLLATLYSGAATSDSESQATELNAAPQAAEVVRVAEFLAECPYSHRLPDDPIVFPGLPGASHMHSFFGSRATDAHTDVTELLGSSSTCSPAVDTSSYWVPTMYRNDQPVEPTGTTFYYLGEGVRDDIIQRIRPFPQGLRIVAGNAKATGVNDPTSVARWSCLHHGEVNPSKDFVTCPAGSMLESYLDFPQCWNGTDLDAPDHKSHMSYPVNGACPASHPVPVPKLRQVLRYPVSGSTQGLRLASGPGYTMHGDFFNAWPENELARRVTNCINVIVKCGADGNPS; translated from the coding sequence GTGTTGAGGACCTTTCCTCGCCCGCCCACAGACCGCCCCCGTCGGCGTCGCGCCTGGTCGACCGCCCTGGCGGCGTTATGCCTGTTGCTCGCCACCCTCTACAGCGGCGCGGCCACATCCGACAGCGAGTCGCAGGCCACCGAGCTCAATGCCGCTCCCCAGGCCGCCGAGGTGGTCCGTGTAGCGGAATTCCTCGCCGAGTGCCCGTACAGCCACCGGCTTCCCGACGATCCGATCGTCTTCCCCGGTCTGCCCGGGGCCTCTCACATGCACAGCTTCTTCGGCAGCCGGGCGACGGACGCGCACACCGATGTCACCGAGCTGCTGGGCTCGTCGTCCACTTGCAGTCCCGCGGTGGACACGTCGTCGTACTGGGTGCCGACGATGTACCGCAACGATCAGCCCGTGGAACCCACCGGCACCACCTTCTACTACCTGGGTGAAGGGGTACGGGACGACATCATCCAGCGCATCCGGCCGTTCCCGCAGGGACTGCGCATCGTGGCCGGCAACGCCAAGGCGACGGGCGTCAACGATCCCACCTCGGTGGCTCGTTGGTCGTGCCTGCACCACGGCGAGGTCAATCCCTCGAAGGACTTCGTGACCTGCCCGGCAGGCTCGATGCTGGAGTCCTACCTGGACTTCCCGCAGTGCTGGAACGGCACGGACCTGGACGCCCCCGACCACAAGAGCCACATGTCCTACCCGGTCAACGGCGCCTGCCCGGCCAGCCATCCGGTGCCGGTACCGAAACTCCGCCAGGTCCTGCGCTACCCCGTCTCGGGGAGCACCCAGGGGCTGCGGCTGGCATCCGGACCCGGTTACACGATGCACGGCGACTTCTTCAACGCCTGGCCCGAGAACGAACTCGCCCGCAGGGTCACCAACTGCATCAACGTCATCGTCAAGTGCGGAGCGGACGGCAATCCCTCCTGA
- a CDS encoding LacI family DNA-binding transcriptional regulator — MRVTIADVARIAGVSKTTVSRVLNTRDEVDHSTRAHVREVIDRLGYVPSSGAVGLARGSSRTVGMLVPSLTWPWMGEVLQGVVDTVEAAGFGLLLFTCNRGADSVERFTSQVSARAFDGLLAVEPENTLAMLEALHRKGLPVVLIDDRGRNPEFPHVTAANGEGGAAAARHLLAVGRRRPLVLTGPLRFGCVRDRLDGFERAYAEGGCPLDPSLVVESDFTEADGRETIHRLLGEGRDFDAVFAHNDLAAVGALAALRAAGLRVPDDVAVIGFDDIPMAALMHPSLTTVRQPMRTMGETAARMLLALLTGEQLAQSAAVLPTSVVIRESTVGN; from the coding sequence ATGCGGGTCACCATCGCGGACGTGGCTCGGATCGCCGGGGTGAGCAAGACGACCGTCTCCCGCGTGCTCAACACGCGTGACGAGGTGGATCATTCAACTCGGGCGCACGTCCGGGAGGTCATCGACCGGCTCGGCTACGTCCCCAGCTCCGGCGCGGTGGGTCTGGCCCGGGGGAGCAGCCGCACTGTCGGGATGTTGGTGCCCTCGCTGACCTGGCCCTGGATGGGGGAGGTCCTCCAGGGAGTCGTCGACACCGTTGAGGCCGCCGGGTTCGGGCTGCTGCTGTTCACCTGCAACCGGGGTGCCGACTCGGTCGAGCGGTTCACCAGCCAGGTCTCCGCCCGCGCCTTCGACGGGCTGCTGGCGGTGGAGCCCGAGAACACCCTGGCGATGCTGGAGGCGCTGCACCGCAAAGGGCTACCGGTGGTACTGATCGACGATCGCGGCCGGAATCCCGAATTCCCCCACGTCACCGCGGCGAACGGCGAGGGTGGCGCCGCAGCGGCACGCCATCTGCTGGCTGTGGGGCGGCGCCGGCCTCTCGTTCTCACCGGGCCACTGCGCTTCGGCTGCGTACGCGACCGGCTCGACGGCTTTGAACGCGCATACGCCGAAGGCGGCTGTCCCCTGGACCCCTCGCTCGTCGTCGAAAGCGACTTCACCGAGGCCGACGGGCGCGAGACCATTCACCGTCTGCTCGGCGAAGGACGCGACTTCGACGCCGTGTTCGCCCACAACGACCTCGCGGCCGTCGGGGCACTGGCAGCCCTGCGCGCGGCCGGCCTGCGCGTACCCGACGACGTAGCCGTCATCGGCTTCGACGACATTCCGATGGCCGCCCTGATGCATCCCTCGCTCACCACGGTCCGGCAACCGATGCGAACGATGGGCGAGACCGCGGCGCGGATGCTTCTCGCGCTGTTGACGGGTGAGCAGTTGGCCCAGTCAGCCGCCGTGCTGCCGACCTCGGTCGTCATCCGCGAGTCCACGGTGGGCAACTGA
- a CDS encoding ThuA domain-containing protein produces the protein MFRSLRRTAAAAVLALAAALLPSGAIAQPEKADAAYDVLVFSRTTGFRHDSIPAGIDALRSLGSANDFSVTATEDPAAFTPANLTGYEAVVFLNTTGDVLNDVQQNALQAHIDAGRGFVGVHAAADTEYGWGYYGDLVGARFKSHPAIQQARLLTEDRGHPATAHLGESWTRTDEWYNYQANPRSSVHVLQSLDESSYSGGEMGDHPITWCHAQGSGRSFYTGLGHTAESYADPAFRALLLGGLRYASGVAPANCSTSSSTTRTVEGEAYSSGSGVQIAGHAPASGGQTLGYIDNGDWAGYATVPTAGAARFSARVSSAGAGGAIDIRSGSATGPVLGSVTVPVTGGWETFTTVSTDVNAGTGPLYLTFRGGAGALFDVDTFTVAYGTTPRALASDVHLFYYPWYGSPAVLGSWRHWQQGGRTPPEDIGANLYPALGPYDSGDFTTAVARHMEWVKRSGAGVIVYSWWGRDSYEDRLVRGVLDAAAAQGVKVAWHLEPYANRTAASTVADINYLNTTYGSHPAFYRDAAHGNKNAFYVFESLRITDWSPLDQVTGNSIVLAQTTDTTKIAHFSGMYTYDGIAGATAPGWKQAGDYAKAHGLIWAPSVAPGYNDDRAVPGNTTPTLARDNGAAYDRQWSNALDPQIGGSPTWVSVTSFNEWHEGSVIEPADSTPPSGHGYETYNGAYGRTGTDAETAYLDRTALWVGRFTWVGG, from the coding sequence ATGTTCAGATCCCTACGCCGCACCGCGGCCGCCGCCGTGCTGGCGCTCGCCGCCGCACTGCTGCCCTCGGGCGCCATCGCGCAGCCCGAAAAGGCCGATGCCGCGTACGACGTGCTCGTCTTCTCCCGCACCACCGGCTTCCGGCACGACTCCATCCCGGCCGGCATCGACGCACTGCGGTCCCTCGGCTCGGCGAACGACTTCTCGGTCACCGCCACCGAGGACCCCGCCGCGTTCACCCCGGCCAACCTGACCGGCTACGAGGCGGTCGTCTTCCTCAACACGACGGGCGACGTACTCAACGACGTCCAACAGAACGCGCTCCAGGCGCACATCGACGCGGGCCGCGGCTTCGTCGGCGTCCACGCCGCCGCCGACACGGAGTACGGCTGGGGCTACTACGGCGACCTCGTCGGCGCCCGCTTCAAGAGCCACCCCGCCATTCAGCAGGCCAGGCTCCTCACCGAGGACCGCGGCCACCCGGCGACCGCCCACCTCGGCGAGAGCTGGACCCGCACGGACGAGTGGTACAACTACCAGGCCAACCCCCGCTCTTCGGTGCACGTGCTCCAGAGCCTCGACGAAAGCTCGTACTCCGGCGGGGAGATGGGCGACCACCCCATCACCTGGTGCCACGCCCAAGGCTCAGGCCGCTCCTTCTACACCGGACTCGGCCACACCGCCGAGTCGTACGCGGACCCGGCCTTCCGCGCCCTGCTGCTGGGCGGGTTGCGCTACGCCTCCGGAGTGGCGCCCGCGAACTGCTCGACGTCGAGCAGCACGACCCGGACCGTGGAGGGCGAGGCGTACTCCTCCGGATCGGGTGTACAGATCGCGGGCCATGCCCCGGCGAGCGGCGGGCAGACCCTGGGCTACATCGACAACGGTGACTGGGCGGGCTACGCCACGGTGCCGACCGCCGGGGCGGCGCGCTTCAGCGCCCGTGTCTCCTCGGCCGGCGCGGGCGGCGCGATCGACATCCGTTCGGGCTCCGCCACGGGACCGGTCCTGGGCTCGGTCACCGTGCCGGTCACGGGCGGCTGGGAGACCTTCACGACGGTCTCCACCGACGTGAACGCCGGGACGGGCCCGCTGTATCTGACGTTCCGGGGCGGCGCGGGCGCCCTGTTCGACGTGGACACCTTCACGGTGGCCTACGGCACCACACCACGGGCACTCGCCTCCGACGTCCACCTCTTCTACTACCCCTGGTACGGCAGCCCCGCCGTGCTGGGCAGTTGGCGCCACTGGCAACAGGGCGGCCGCACACCGCCCGAGGACATCGGCGCGAACCTCTACCCCGCCCTGGGCCCCTACGACTCCGGTGACTTCACGACCGCGGTGGCCCGCCACATGGAGTGGGTGAAGCGGTCAGGAGCGGGCGTGATCGTCTACAGCTGGTGGGGGCGTGACTCCTACGAGGACCGACTGGTGCGCGGGGTACTCGACGCCGCGGCGGCGCAGGGTGTGAAGGTGGCGTGGCACCTGGAGCCTTACGCGAACCGCACGGCGGCCTCGACGGTCGCCGACATCAACTACCTGAACACCACCTACGGTTCGCATCCCGCCTTCTACCGGGACGCCGCGCACGGCAACAAGAACGCCTTCTACGTCTTCGAAAGCCTGCGGATCACCGACTGGTCGCCGCTGGACCAGGTCACGGGCAACAGCATCGTCCTGGCGCAGACCACGGACACCACCAAGATCGCCCACTTCTCCGGGATGTACACCTACGACGGCATCGCCGGAGCCACCGCGCCGGGCTGGAAGCAGGCCGGGGACTACGCGAAGGCACACGGCCTGATCTGGGCCCCGTCGGTGGCCCCCGGCTACAACGACGACCGCGCCGTGCCCGGCAACACCACCCCGACGCTGGCCCGCGACAACGGAGCGGCGTACGACAGGCAGTGGAGCAACGCCCTGGACCCGCAGATCGGCGGCTCGCCGACATGGGTGTCGGTGACGTCCTTCAACGAATGGCACGAGGGCAGCGTGATCGAGCCCGCCGACAGCACACCACCGTCCGGCCACGGCTACGAGACGTACAACGGCGCCTACGGCCGTACCGGAACGGACGCGGAGACGGCCTACCTGGACCGAACGGCCTTGTGGGTGGGGAGGTTCACCTGGGTGGGCGGCTGA
- a CDS encoding carbohydrate-binding protein, translated as MPPRLHALLHVVRPYACALALLLGGATAATGPATAAPAPEPGAAAIPPGDYQQVQLATGPDELGEPMSLTVLPDRSVLHTARDGTIRLTDAAGNTKVAGKLDVYTHDEEGLQGIAADPGFATNRYVWVYYSPKLSTPAGDAPTTGSAADFERWTGHLNLSRFTLRTDGTLDLAGEKVTLEVANDRGQCCHVGGDIDFDKDGNLYLTTGDDTNPFESSGYAPIDERTDRNPQFDAQRSSANTNDLRGKLLRIKPTAAGGYTVPSGNLFAPGTANTRPEIYAMGFRNPFRMSVDKPTGTVYLGDYGPDAGTTSSSRGPSGQVEFDRITGPGNYGWPYCTGTNTTTETYNEYTFPSGPSGAKYDCGGGPANNSFRNTGLAKLPAAKPSWIRYGGDASSPPEFGGGSESPMGGEVYRYDAGLNSPVKFPQSLDGRYFATEYGRKWIKAVTVNADGSPGTIEDFPWTGTQVMDSDFGPDGALYVLDYGTGGGNQALYRIEYVGGANRNPVAQAAADKTSGPAPLAVRFSSAGSSDPEGGALTYSWDFGDGTTSTAANPSHTYPANGTYRPTLTVRDPQGLTGTASLVVTVGNTAPTVTLRTPDDGALFAFGDTLPFTIEAIDPEDGQVDCAKVTLTYLLGHDSHEHQITSTNGCTGSITIPPDGEHDAAANLYGVLDATYTDAGGLTGHSKHILQPRHRQAEHFTTQSGIQLASHAPAEGGRTVGFTDDGDWIAFKPYALAKATGITARVASGGAGGTIEVRAGTPTGTLLGRATVPVTGGWETFTDVTAQLSGAPSGTTELYLVFRGPTGQGNLFDVDAFTLTSATPMNRTVEGEAYTSGSGVQPAAHPPASGGQTLGYIDNGDWAGYADVPTEGAVSFSAEVSSAGPGGTLTIRSGSATGPVLGSVAVPTTGGWETFTTVGTRLNAGSGPLYLTFTGGSGSLFDVDTFTLSR; from the coding sequence ATGCCCCCACGCCTGCACGCCCTGCTGCACGTCGTACGCCCCTACGCCTGCGCGCTCGCCTTGCTGCTCGGCGGTGCCACCGCCGCCACCGGACCGGCCACGGCCGCCCCGGCCCCGGAACCGGGCGCCGCGGCGATCCCGCCCGGCGACTACCAGCAGGTCCAACTCGCCACCGGCCCCGACGAGCTGGGCGAGCCGATGTCGCTGACGGTGCTCCCGGACCGCTCCGTACTGCACACCGCCCGGGACGGCACGATCCGTCTCACCGACGCCGCCGGGAACACCAAGGTGGCGGGAAAGCTCGACGTCTACACCCATGACGAGGAAGGGCTCCAGGGCATCGCCGCCGACCCCGGCTTCGCCACCAACCGGTACGTGTGGGTGTACTACTCGCCCAAGCTCAGCACACCCGCGGGTGACGCCCCGACGACCGGCAGCGCCGCCGACTTCGAGCGCTGGACGGGCCATCTCAACCTCTCCCGCTTCACGCTCAGGACCGACGGCACCCTCGACCTGGCCGGCGAGAAGGTCACCCTGGAGGTCGCCAACGACCGCGGACAGTGCTGTCACGTCGGCGGTGACATCGACTTCGACAAGGACGGCAACCTCTACCTGACCACCGGGGACGACACCAACCCCTTCGAATCCAGCGGCTACGCCCCGATCGACGAACGCACCGACAGAAACCCCCAGTTCGACGCCCAGCGCTCCTCCGCCAACACCAACGACCTGCGCGGCAAGCTCCTGCGGATCAAGCCCACCGCGGCCGGCGGCTACACCGTTCCGTCCGGCAACCTCTTCGCGCCCGGCACCGCGAACACCCGCCCCGAGATCTACGCGATGGGCTTCCGCAACCCGTTCCGGATGTCCGTCGACAAACCCACCGGCACGGTCTACCTCGGCGACTACGGCCCGGACGCGGGCACCACGTCCAGCAGCCGCGGCCCCAGCGGCCAGGTCGAGTTCGACCGCATCACCGGCCCGGGCAACTACGGCTGGCCGTACTGCACGGGAACCAACACCACCACCGAGACCTACAACGAGTACACCTTCCCCAGCGGCCCGTCGGGCGCCAAGTACGACTGCGGCGGTGGCCCGGCGAACAACTCCTTCCGCAACACCGGACTCGCCAAGCTGCCCGCCGCGAAGCCCAGTTGGATCCGTTACGGCGGTGACGCCAGCTCCCCGCCGGAGTTCGGCGGCGGCTCCGAGTCACCCATGGGCGGCGAGGTCTACCGCTACGACGCGGGCCTCAACTCCCCGGTCAAGTTCCCACAGTCCCTGGACGGCCGCTACTTCGCCACCGAGTACGGCCGTAAGTGGATCAAGGCGGTCACCGTGAACGCCGACGGATCCCCGGGCACCATCGAGGACTTCCCCTGGACCGGCACCCAGGTCATGGACAGCGACTTCGGCCCGGACGGGGCGCTGTACGTGCTCGACTACGGCACCGGCGGCGGCAACCAGGCCCTCTACCGCATCGAGTACGTGGGCGGCGCAAACCGCAACCCGGTGGCCCAGGCGGCGGCCGACAAGACCTCCGGACCGGCCCCGCTGGCCGTCCGGTTCTCCTCCGCCGGCAGCTCCGACCCGGAGGGCGGCGCGCTCACCTACTCCTGGGACTTCGGCGATGGCACGACTTCCACGGCCGCCAACCCCTCCCACACGTACCCGGCCAACGGCACCTACCGGCCCACGCTCACCGTCCGCGACCCGCAAGGGCTCACCGGCACCGCGAGCCTCGTCGTGACCGTCGGCAACACCGCGCCGACCGTGACCCTGCGCACCCCTGACGACGGCGCCCTCTTCGCCTTCGGCGACACCCTGCCGTTCACCATCGAGGCGATCGACCCCGAGGACGGCCAGGTGGACTGCGCCAAGGTCACGCTCACCTATCTCCTCGGCCACGACAGCCACGAACACCAGATCACCAGCACCAACGGCTGCACCGGATCGATCACCATCCCGCCGGACGGCGAACACGACGCGGCCGCCAACCTCTACGGCGTCCTGGACGCCACCTACACCGACGCGGGCGGCCTGACCGGCCACAGCAAGCACATCCTCCAGCCACGCCACCGCCAGGCCGAGCACTTCACCACCCAGTCCGGCATCCAACTCGCCTCCCACGCCCCCGCCGAGGGCGGCCGGACCGTCGGATTCACCGATGACGGCGACTGGATCGCCTTCAAGCCGTACGCCCTCGCCAAGGCGACCGGGATCACCGCGCGCGTGGCCTCCGGCGGCGCGGGCGGCACCATCGAGGTACGCGCGGGCACCCCGACAGGCACCCTGCTGGGCCGGGCCACCGTGCCCGTGACCGGCGGCTGGGAGACGTTCACCGACGTCACCGCCCAGCTCAGCGGCGCACCGTCGGGCACGACCGAGCTGTACCTGGTGTTCCGCGGCCCGACCGGCCAGGGCAACCTCTTCGACGTCGACGCCTTCACGCTCACCTCCGCCACGCCCATGAACCGGACCGTCGAAGGCGAGGCGTACACCTCCGGCTCCGGCGTGCAGCCCGCCGCCCACCCACCGGCCAGCGGCGGCCAGACCCTCGGCTACATCGACAACGGCGACTGGGCGGGCTACGCCGACGTCCCCACCGAGGGAGCCGTGAGCTTCAGCGCCGAGGTGTCGTCGGCCGGCCCCGGCGGCACCCTGACGATCCGCTCCGGTTCGGCGACCGGCCCGGTCCTCGGCTCGGTCGCCGTGCCGACGACGGGCGGCTGGGAGACGTTCACGACGGTCGGGACCCGGCTGAACGCCGGTTCCGGGCCGCTGTATCTGACGTTCACCGGGGGCAGCGGATCCCTCTTCGACGTCGACACCTTCACGCTGAGCCGCTGA
- a CDS encoding C45 family autoproteolytic acyltransferase/hydolase, translated as MSKQQMTFRAIEVGDGSDGRRAAHTQALWSTAERWMTEESRTPEGAARARRMFESHMPELVPVLDRLAGQLDRPGGETFLTLATIKPFFSGCTQIGGSGTLLRNYDFDPADCEGTVVSSHFLRPVIGMQDAGWGLLDGMNEAGLAVSLTFGGRFVHGPGFAILIVLRYLLETCETVDQAIGKLRTIPIGIPQNVTLVDRERASTVFVGPDIPLSETPDACAANHQHLPVPDEQERFSRTQERLSAIRAAGTDVAAMLKPPLYQSAYDEGLGTVYTALYESAEGRVTYHWPDESWEQSFADFSPGSRTVSIGQETTDSSVAHRGLADDDRGRQHGG; from the coding sequence ATGAGTAAGCAGCAGATGACCTTTCGCGCCATCGAAGTCGGTGACGGCAGCGACGGGCGTCGGGCTGCGCATACTCAGGCCCTGTGGTCGACCGCGGAACGCTGGATGACCGAGGAGAGCCGGACGCCGGAGGGTGCGGCGCGTGCTCGGCGGATGTTCGAGTCGCACATGCCGGAGTTGGTCCCGGTACTCGACCGGCTTGCCGGGCAGTTGGACCGGCCCGGGGGTGAAACCTTTCTCACCCTCGCGACCATCAAGCCGTTCTTCTCGGGCTGCACCCAGATCGGCGGCAGCGGCACTCTGCTGCGCAACTACGACTTCGATCCCGCCGATTGCGAAGGCACCGTCGTGTCCTCGCACTTTCTCCGGCCGGTGATCGGAATGCAGGATGCCGGCTGGGGGCTGCTGGACGGGATGAACGAGGCCGGGCTCGCGGTCTCGCTCACCTTCGGCGGGCGGTTCGTGCACGGGCCGGGCTTCGCGATTCTCATCGTGCTGCGCTATCTGCTGGAGACGTGCGAGACCGTTGACCAGGCGATCGGCAAACTGCGGACGATACCGATCGGCATCCCGCAGAACGTCACCCTCGTCGACCGCGAGCGGGCCTCAACAGTGTTCGTGGGACCCGATATCCCGCTGTCCGAAACGCCGGACGCCTGCGCCGCCAACCATCAGCACCTTCCGGTGCCGGACGAGCAGGAGCGGTTCTCCCGGACCCAGGAGCGGCTCAGCGCCATTCGCGCCGCGGGGACGGACGTAGCGGCCATGCTCAAGCCGCCGCTGTATCAATCCGCGTACGACGAGGGGTTGGGGACGGTTTACACCGCCCTGTACGAGTCCGCCGAGGGCCGCGTGACCTACCACTGGCCTGATGAGTCCTGGGAACAGTCGTTCGCCGACTTCTCTCCGGGGTCCCGCACCGTGAGCATCGGCCAGGAGACGACTGACAGTTCAGTTGCCCACCGTGGACTCGCGGATGACGACCGAGGTCGGCAGCACGGCGGCTGA
- a CDS encoding MFS transporter yields the protein MPSSSSAASDSVRPAPSSLWRDSDFRRIWVGQTASQLGEHTTLVVLPLFAVLTLNADAGQLGALRAVGQAPILLLSLFVGAWVDRCRTRTVMVLTDAGRALALGALAVAGLLSGLGLSALYAVAFVVGALSVFFDMAYQASLVRLVNRNQLVQGNSALEGSRSAAQIGGPALGGTLVSVLSAPIAVASSALLFTLSFLSIRGMGRREALPENPQDSQRPPRIWRRIHEGLRFVARDTSLRTVCLASAAFNLSFAAVMTVYLLFLPRDLHLSGTAVGLALAATGPGALLGSLLAARLPSRFGYGAVLVSAAALGDAVFLCVPALHGSSALTVPALIGVNFVFGTFSQLVNVTVMAVRQAVTPDGMQGRVAATINFVGMGLTPLGSLLGGVLAESWGTRTSLLVTAAGMVLSPTLMALSPLARLGRTLPATPETSP from the coding sequence GTGCCGTCGTCGTCCTCCGCCGCGTCCGATTCCGTTCGTCCTGCTCCGTCAAGCCTGTGGCGGGACAGCGACTTCCGCCGTATCTGGGTGGGCCAGACGGCCTCCCAACTGGGCGAACACACAACCCTGGTGGTACTTCCGCTCTTCGCCGTTCTCACGCTCAATGCCGACGCCGGCCAGTTGGGGGCCCTGCGCGCGGTGGGGCAGGCGCCGATCCTGCTGCTGTCGCTCTTCGTCGGGGCGTGGGTGGACAGGTGCCGGACCCGCACGGTGATGGTGCTGACGGATGCCGGACGGGCCCTGGCCCTGGGCGCGCTCGCGGTGGCCGGCCTCCTCAGCGGGCTCGGCCTTTCGGCGCTGTATGCCGTTGCCTTCGTCGTCGGGGCTCTGTCCGTGTTCTTCGACATGGCATATCAGGCGTCCTTGGTGCGGCTGGTGAATCGCAATCAGCTGGTGCAGGGCAACAGTGCGCTCGAGGGCAGTCGGTCCGCCGCGCAGATCGGCGGTCCCGCCCTCGGCGGCACGTTGGTGTCCGTGCTGTCGGCGCCTATCGCGGTCGCCTCCAGCGCGCTGCTGTTCACGCTGTCGTTCCTGTCGATCAGGGGGATGGGCCGCCGCGAAGCCCTCCCGGAGAACCCACAGGACTCGCAACGCCCACCGCGGATCTGGCGACGAATCCATGAGGGCCTCCGCTTCGTCGCCCGCGACACCTCGCTGCGCACCGTGTGCCTCGCCTCAGCCGCCTTCAACCTCTCCTTCGCCGCCGTGATGACGGTCTATCTGCTGTTCCTGCCACGGGATTTACATCTGTCGGGCACCGCCGTAGGGCTGGCGCTGGCGGCGACGGGGCCGGGCGCGCTCCTTGGCTCCCTGCTGGCCGCCCGTCTGCCGAGCCGCTTCGGATACGGCGCGGTGCTCGTGTCCGCAGCAGCTCTCGGCGACGCTGTGTTCCTGTGCGTGCCCGCACTGCACGGCTCCTCCGCGTTGACGGTGCCCGCGCTGATCGGGGTCAACTTCGTCTTCGGCACCTTCAGCCAGCTGGTGAACGTCACCGTCATGGCTGTGCGCCAGGCCGTGACTCCGGACGGGATGCAAGGCCGCGTAGCCGCGACGATCAACTTCGTCGGCATGGGCCTGACCCCGCTCGGCTCACTGCTCGGCGGCGTCCTCGCGGAGTCGTGGGGGACGCGTACGAGTCTCCTCGTCACGGCAGCGGGCATGGTGCTGTCGCCGACCCTGATGGCGCTGTCTCCACTGGCCCGGTTGGGACGGACTCTTCCGGCCACTCCGGAGACGTCCCCTTGA
- a CDS encoding ROK family transcriptional regulator: MGDFNESVILDAIRRHSAGLSRVELAQATGLSAQTVTNITRRLLDQGTVRESGKLNTGSGKPRTLLEIVPTARYAVGIHLDPAVITCVLVDLLGRVVGERSRRTPSGGDTDEIAVDMADSVSALVAESGIDDTRVLGLGIAAPGPIDAAAGWVVDPPEMPGWGRYPLRDRLSEATGFSALLDKDVTAAVVAERWAGAGADSRNLLFFYLGTGSGMGLVVDDTVLRGVSGNAGEVGGLGAACSIRALVDEGIALGVLGAEFTVLDPADAQPGLEELASLAAAGESQAAGIIDRLAVRIGRGVCAAATLLDVDTVVFGGPAWHLLGERLLLTIEPMVARSPFVKATHATAVLTTTLGENVAAIGAASLVLDQALSAQPQNLLLSGRPTVTEF; this comes from the coding sequence ATGGGCGACTTCAACGAGTCCGTGATCCTGGATGCCATCCGCCGCCACTCCGCGGGACTGAGCCGGGTGGAGCTCGCCCAGGCCACCGGCCTGTCCGCGCAGACCGTCACGAACATCACCCGCCGGCTGCTGGACCAGGGCACAGTGCGGGAGTCCGGCAAGCTGAACACCGGCAGCGGAAAGCCCCGGACGCTCCTGGAGATCGTTCCGACCGCCCGCTACGCCGTAGGCATCCACCTCGACCCGGCGGTCATCACCTGCGTCCTGGTCGACCTGCTCGGCAGGGTCGTCGGCGAGCGCAGCCGCCGGACCCCGAGCGGCGGCGACACGGATGAGATCGCCGTCGACATGGCCGACTCGGTGTCCGCTCTGGTCGCGGAGTCGGGCATCGACGACACCAGGGTCCTGGGGCTGGGCATCGCCGCGCCGGGCCCGATCGACGCGGCGGCGGGCTGGGTCGTGGACCCGCCCGAGATGCCCGGCTGGGGCCGCTACCCGCTGCGCGACCGGCTGAGCGAGGCGACGGGCTTCTCCGCGCTCCTCGACAAGGACGTCACCGCGGCGGTGGTGGCGGAACGCTGGGCGGGCGCCGGCGCCGACAGCCGCAACCTGCTCTTCTTCTACCTCGGCACCGGCTCGGGAATGGGCCTCGTGGTCGACGACACCGTGCTGCGCGGCGTATCGGGCAACGCGGGCGAGGTCGGCGGCCTGGGCGCCGCCTGCTCGATCCGCGCGCTCGTCGACGAGGGCATCGCGCTGGGCGTGCTCGGCGCCGAGTTCACGGTGCTGGACCCGGCTGATGCGCAGCCCGGTCTGGAAGAGCTGGCGTCGCTCGCCGCCGCGGGGGAGTCGCAGGCGGCGGGCATCATCGACCGCCTGGCCGTCCGTATCGGCCGGGGCGTCTGTGCGGCGGCCACCCTGCTGGATGTCGACACCGTCGTCTTCGGCGGTCCGGCGTGGCACCTGCTGGGGGAGCGGCTGCTGCTCACGATCGAGCCGATGGTCGCGAGGTCGCCGTTCGTCAAGGCGACGCATGCGACGGCGGTGCTGACCACGACGCTCGGCGAGAACGTGGCCGCGATCGGAGCGGCTTCCCTCGTGCTGGACCAGGCCCTGTCGGCGCAACCGCAGAACCTGTTGCTGTCCGGGCGGCCGACGGTAACGGAGTTTTGA
- a CDS encoding DUF305 domain-containing protein: protein MSTSAPHSGLTAADIGWLQLMIALDDQARHILQLTPERSDDTGLKAWAADVAEHHRTELATLRALLTEGGVPDDNPHEGHDMPGMVNAQELRALEAAQGPDFDRLLRSALLEHLAQTRTLAASIRKADAGPEVKEAALATGTSAADAQRHLKSI from the coding sequence GTGAGCACCAGCGCCCCGCACAGCGGCCTGACCGCCGCTGACATCGGCTGGTTGCAACTCATGATCGCCTTGGACGACCAGGCGCGGCACATCCTTCAGCTGACACCGGAGCGGAGCGACGATACCGGCCTGAAGGCCTGGGCGGCCGACGTCGCCGAGCATCATCGCACCGAACTCGCCACCCTGCGCGCCCTGCTGACCGAGGGAGGCGTACCGGACGACAACCCGCACGAGGGCCACGACATGCCCGGCATGGTCAACGCCCAGGAGTTGCGGGCCCTTGAGGCCGCCCAAGGCCCTGACTTCGACCGTCTGTTGAGATCCGCTCTGCTCGAACACCTCGCCCAGACGCGCACGTTGGCGGCGAGCATACGGAAGGCGGATGCCGGCCCGGAGGTGAAGGAGGCGGCCCTCGCCACGGGCACGTCCGCGGCTGACGCCCAGCGACACCTGAAGTCCATTTGA